The genomic window ATAGTCGAAGGTGAATTTGCTTAGTAGCTTATACCCCTCGGGAAAGATCGTATTCGGATAACGGTTTGTCCCCAGGAAAAAAGATTTGCCATTGATGATGATTTCTTCATCAACTTTGTTGAGAAGCGTCAATCGCCTGAGAGGTGGATTCAGCGAGATCGTGAGAAGCGAGTGCTGACGTCTCGTGTTCATGAAGGAAACCGTACTGCACGCGAATCCTCCCTCACCGTCTGTCAGAAGCCATTCTTTTGCGGAAGCGAATGCGATATCTCGAAGTTGCTTTTGGTTGTACGTAATCACTGTCCAACAATATACAAAAAACTTTTCCTAGTACGCACGACGGCAGTTGTTTCAGCCAGGAGGAATGCCCGGAGATTTTTTCTGTGGAATTGAGGCTTCAACTTCGCAAACGCTGGTCCTGGATTTTTGTCAGGAAAAGGCTCAGGGTGGTGCCGTTCCTCAGGGGTCCATTCGGGACGGCAATCAAGGAAAGGTTAAGGATGAGTCAGTGAATGTTGCACTATCCATTTTGAACCGACATCATCCACGGCCGGCATCCATGCTTTTTAAGCTCTTTAGGATGGTGGATCGCGTTCGAATCCGTGCAAATTATGCTGTTTGGGGCATGGTCCGCAGTGATTACACATGCGATTTTTCTAAAATTTGTGGTCAACTTCAAGTAAACTAACAAATGAACTTGATTAACTCATTGTGAATCTATAAATTCCTGAAATGAGAGCGATCGAGAGAGTTGCTTCAATTATTCTGCTTTTTGCCCTCTATTCCGTCGCTTCTTCTCAAGTGACAAGCGTGACGGAGCAGCAGGACTATTCTTTCGCCGTCGGCCTCTATCGTGACGCTCAGTACGATCTCGCGCTTCAGCAGTTCAAGTCCTTTCTCAAGAATTATCCCACAACACGCCATGCTGAAGAGATAACTTTTCTTTCCGGTGAATGCCTCTTCCAAAAAAGGATGTATGACAGTGCGCTGAGCGAGTACCAGAAAATTTTGGACGATTATCCGAATTCAACTTATTATGTCCGATCCCAATTGAGAGTAGGCGAAGTCTGGCTCCAGCTCGGCAAATTTGACCGGGCCGAAAAAATTCTGAAGGAAATCTTGTCAAGGGAGAACGGCCAAGATTTGAACGGAGAAGCAGCGTATAAACTCGGCCAGCTTTTCGCCGGGAAAGAAGACTACAACAATGCAGTGAAATATTTCGAGCTTTCGTACGAAGGCTACAAGGAATCAGGAATTGCGGACTATGCGATGTACGGCTCGGCCTGGTCGTTCGGAAAGCTGGGGGAATTCGAAAAAAGCAAGAGCAGGTTTGCCGAAATGCTGTCTGCCTATCCTAACACGAAGCTGAAAGCAGACGCAGGCGAAAAGATGGGCGAGTGCGATTTCTTTCTCACCGACTACAAATCTGCCATTTCCGAATTTGCCGAAGCCGCTTCACTTTCATCAGAAAGCCAGGTGATCGAGCCTGCCTTATATTATGAGGGACGGGCAGATGAAAAAATCGGGAGGAGCGACAGCGCGATTTCCGGTTACTCGAACTATCTGAATGAATTTCCATCAGGAGAACATTCTTCGGAAGTCAGAGTGCTCCTTTCCAAACTTTTAGTCGCAACTCCCACGCGTGCCCGCGAGGCATTGAGAGTTCTCAGTGGGGTGCCGCATGGTGATCCGCTTTATTTCGAATCACAGCTGGAAACCGCGCGAGCGTATGAGAAATCCGGTTCGTCGGATACTGCTGAAATAGTCTTAGTTGCGTTGACCAAGTCAAGAAGGTCTTCGGATGAGATTGCCGAAGCTCAATACGAGATGGGAAAGCTGTACTTCAAATCTAGATCATACGGGAAGAGTGCAGAGTCCTTTTTGCTCGCGGCAAAAGATACTTCGCTCTATGGCGAGGCAATGAAGAATGCAGCAATTTCTTCATCCGCCGCTGGAGATTATCGCGATGCGAAAAACTATTTCGCCAATTCGATCCTGAAACTCCAGGGCAGCGATTTATTGGAAGCTCATTTCGATTACGCTTCAGCCCTGTACGCGAGTGGAGATTATAAAGGCGCCGCTCAGATTTTTCTTGCTGCCCAAAGGCTTGCAGCATCCGATAGCGATAGGTCGGAGGCTCTTTACATGGCCGGTGAATCCTTCTACCGGGCAAAAGATTTCAAATCGTCGTTGTCGTGTTACTTGGATTATTCGCAGATTTACTCTGCAGGCATTCATGCCGGTGCGGCCGTTCTCGGCGTCGGATATTCAAATTATTTCTTAGGGAACTTTCTTGCCGCCGCCGGTGCCTTTCAGAAATTTATCGCGGCGTACCCGAACTCGCTGTTATCGCCAGAAGCATTTCTCAGGCTTGGCGACTGTTATTATTATGGCAAGGATTACGAAAAGGCTCTCGGGGTTTATAAGGATGCCGCCTCAAGATTTTCGACAGAATCGAGCGGACAAGACGATTCTACCGCTGCGTATGCACTGTACCAGAGCGGTGAATCGGATTACTGGCTCGGGAAATTCGATGCATCGATAGAAATGTTCCGTGCACTTCTCGACAAGTATCCTCACTCGCCGCTTGCACCGGATGCGCAGTATGCAATCGGTTGGGTCTACTTTTCACAAAAACAGTATTCGCAGGCCATAGGCGAGTTTGATAAAGTGACGGCAAATTATCCGAGCAGTCTTACCGCAATCAGGGCACTTTACAGCAAGGGAGACTCCTATTACAATTCGGCGGAGTATCAGCAAGCGCTGATGTGTTACAGTGAGCTGCTCTCGAAATATCCATCAAGCGAGTTTGTAGGTAATGCGCTCGTAGGGATGCAATATTGCCTGACTGTTCTCGGCAAACCTAAAGAAGCGGAAAAAGTCATAGATAATTTTGTGCGCGATCACCCGCAGCTACCGAACGTCGACAAAATCTATTACAAAAAGATTGAGTATGCTTTGAACGAGAAGCAATACCCCGAAGCCGAACACGACCTAAAGGAGTTCATCGTCAAGTTCCCGAGAAGCTCTCTATCCGGTGCTGCGCTTTACAACCTTGCTCTCGTTGAAATCGATCTTGGAAAGACAAAAGCCGCAACGGGCGTTCTTTCGGACCTGATTGCGAAGCGCCCTGGCGACGAATACACGACCGCAGGAGAAGTTAAACTGGCCGAACTTTATAGCTCGGAAAAAGGTTATTCCGAGTCAGAAAAGCTCCTGACGGAGGCGTCATATGCCCAAGATGTTTATGGAGTCGCCGCACAGGTGGAACTCGGCAAGTTTTATCTTGACAGGGGCGATACTTCGAAAGCGGAATTGATCCTTTCGAAGGTTACAACTGCCGACACCTCAAACGATGAAGAAAGAGCAAAAGCAAAGTTGATGTTGAGTGCGGTATATTTCAGCAAAGGACGCACCGTGGACGCTGTTTCCCTCGCAAGTTCAGTGGCGAAAACCCATGATGATTTGATCGGAGCACAGGCGCAATTGAGGGTAGCCGAGTATTATTGCGGTGACGGCGATAGCACAAATGCAGTTCTTTCCTTCCTTCGGGTGAAGTACGTGTTTGCCAGTTTCTCGGACATCGTCGCGAAGTCCCAGATTGAACATGCAGATTGTCTGATGAAGTTCGGAAACAAAAGGGAAGCAAGAACGTTGCTTCAGGAGTTCGTCAGGGACAGGACAGAGGACTCATACACGAAACTGGCAAGAGAAAAACTCAAACAGATGAGATCGGAGTAGGAGAAGATTCAATTGAACAAGACGATGGTATTCTATGGAATTCTTATTGCCGTAATAGTTCTGGCATTAATCGTATCTTCAAATCTCAACAAGGTTCCCGACTTAAAGCCGAAGTTTGCAGATTTCGTTACGGATCAGATCTTGTCGCCGGACTCGAGCAACTCTTTCGGCGATAATCTCAAGGTTCTGCACGGCATCCATTCGCGCGATCAACTGTTGAGCGTGATGCGTGGATTTACGGAGGCCCTCGGCGTCAAATGCGATTTCTGCCATAACACGGACAATTTTGCCAGCGATGAAAAAATTCAGAAGAGAACCGCCCGCGTCATGATCAGCATGGTCTCAAACATTGACAGGAACTATTTGGTTGGTCCTCAGACGGAAAAGGTAACCTGTTTTACCTGCCATCGCGGATCAAACGTTCCTAAACTGGTTGCATCAAGGTGAAAATCGGATCGGTCATTTCGATTGTGTTTACTTTCGCGGGAATTGCGAGGTCGCAAGTTACGCCGCCGGAGACGGTTTTTAAACCGGACACTTCGCTCCCGAAAGTGAATGTGCCGGAGTTCGTGATCACTGGGAAGGCCGGGAATAACATGGCACAGTTCAACAAAGAATCGACCCGGATCGATTCTTTATATTTTCAGAACAAAGCCCTGGCAGGCTTGATCATGGAGATACCTGTAAACCGATCTTTGAGCCTGCAGAGTTCGAACTTTCAAGCCGGGAGTCTGTTCGCGCACGTGTCGACGGGGAGCTATGCGACTACTTCATACTTGCTGTCGGGCTGCGGCGGGATCGGCGGCACCCGCTTGAACGGAAGCCTTGGGGGAAACTACACTTCCGGCTATACACCGCAGACGATGCGGCGCGATGTTTCGGTGCAGGCGGGGGCCGGCGGGGACATAGAGCTTGACGAAAGTGCGAAGACAACCAACTCTGCCGAAATCGGTTATTCGCGCGCGAGCTTTTTCCTGTATGGAA from Candidatus Acidiferrales bacterium includes these protein-coding regions:
- a CDS encoding tetratricopeptide repeat protein, with product MRAIERVASIILLFALYSVASSQVTSVTEQQDYSFAVGLYRDAQYDLALQQFKSFLKNYPTTRHAEEITFLSGECLFQKRMYDSALSEYQKILDDYPNSTYYVRSQLRVGEVWLQLGKFDRAEKILKEILSRENGQDLNGEAAYKLGQLFAGKEDYNNAVKYFELSYEGYKESGIADYAMYGSAWSFGKLGEFEKSKSRFAEMLSAYPNTKLKADAGEKMGECDFFLTDYKSAISEFAEAASLSSESQVIEPALYYEGRADEKIGRSDSAISGYSNYLNEFPSGEHSSEVRVLLSKLLVATPTRAREALRVLSGVPHGDPLYFESQLETARAYEKSGSSDTAEIVLVALTKSRRSSDEIAEAQYEMGKLYFKSRSYGKSAESFLLAAKDTSLYGEAMKNAAISSSAAGDYRDAKNYFANSILKLQGSDLLEAHFDYASALYASGDYKGAAQIFLAAQRLAASDSDRSEALYMAGESFYRAKDFKSSLSCYLDYSQIYSAGIHAGAAVLGVGYSNYFLGNFLAAAGAFQKFIAAYPNSLLSPEAFLRLGDCYYYGKDYEKALGVYKDAASRFSTESSGQDDSTAAYALYQSGESDYWLGKFDASIEMFRALLDKYPHSPLAPDAQYAIGWVYFSQKQYSQAIGEFDKVTANYPSSLTAIRALYSKGDSYYNSAEYQQALMCYSELLSKYPSSEFVGNALVGMQYCLTVLGKPKEAEKVIDNFVRDHPQLPNVDKIYYKKIEYALNEKQYPEAEHDLKEFIVKFPRSSLSGAALYNLALVEIDLGKTKAATGVLSDLIAKRPGDEYTTAGEVKLAELYSSEKGYSESEKLLTEASYAQDVYGVAAQVELGKFYLDRGDTSKAELILSKVTTADTSNDEERAKAKLMLSAVYFSKGRTVDAVSLASSVAKTHDDLIGAQAQLRVAEYYCGDGDSTNAVLSFLRVKYVFASFSDIVAKSQIEHADCLMKFGNKREARTLLQEFVRDRTEDSYTKLAREKLKQMRSE
- a CDS encoding c-type cytochrome, with translation MNKTMVFYGILIAVIVLALIVSSNLNKVPDLKPKFADFVTDQILSPDSSNSFGDNLKVLHGIHSRDQLLSVMRGFTEALGVKCDFCHNTDNFASDEKIQKRTARVMISMVSNIDRNYLVGPQTEKVTCFTCHRGSNVPKLVASR